A stretch of the Ornithodoros turicata isolate Travis chromosome 4, ASM3712646v1, whole genome shotgun sequence genome encodes the following:
- the LOC135393199 gene encoding uncharacterized protein LOC135393199 isoform X2: MNEAVASLPSNSVNPRSRAWVRALLTDELRVCAARRTFMIWRPNSIWDLGQLQPSTDTTQAWFHCMFPVVAALLWGQGTKHLEKCPQVVVFWDLGFPADTPEMQKNLTAESSRNKK; the protein is encoded by the exons ATGAACGAAGCGGTTGCGTCACTTCCTTCAAATTCGGTCAATCCCAGGAGCCGTGCGTGGGTCAGGGCTTTGCTCACGGATGAACTTAGAGTATGCGCTGCAAGGCGGACCTTCATGATCTGGCGGCCAAACTCAATATGGGATCTG GGTCAGTTGCAGCCGTCGACGGACACCACGCAG GCGTGGTTTCATTGCATGTTTCCGGTTGTTGCTGCCCTGCTCTGGGGTCAGGGGACAAAACATCTAGAGAAATGTCCTCAAGTCGTTGTGTTTTGGGATCTGGGCTTTCCTGCTGACACTCCTGAAATG CAGAAGAACCTGACAGCAGAAAGCAGCAGGAATAAGAAATGA
- the LOC135393199 gene encoding uncharacterized protein LOC135393199 isoform X1, which translates to MNEAVASLPSNSVNPRSRAWVRALLTDELRVCAARRTFMIWRPNSIWDLGQLQPSTDTTQAVEQLEKGRRALLAQHWLQAFPGKHGVKAVIQGGGCTNYYVLTRETVSAPLSSLSSGWLAVTWL; encoded by the exons ATGAACGAAGCGGTTGCGTCACTTCCTTCAAATTCGGTCAATCCCAGGAGCCGTGCGTGGGTCAGGGCTTTGCTCACGGATGAACTTAGAGTATGCGCTGCAAGGCGGACCTTCATGATCTGGCGGCCAAACTCAATATGGGATCTG GGTCAGTTGCAGCCGTCGACGGACACCACGCAG GCAGTGGAACAGCTGGAGAAGGGACGGCGGGCTCTGCTTGCTCAGCACTGGCTTCAAGCATTTCCTGGAAAACATGGAGTGAAGGCAGTCATACAGGGGGGTGGCTGCACAAACTACTATGTACTTACCAGGGAAACAGTGTCAGCACCACTTTCATCTCTTTcatctggctggctggctgttaCTTGGCTCTAA